The following are encoded in a window of Lampris incognitus isolate fLamInc1 chromosome 15, fLamInc1.hap2, whole genome shotgun sequence genomic DNA:
- the dtl gene encoding denticleless protein homolog, producing the protein MLFRSVLDREVGRRRRNADPNQRYPLTSLLDCYQCVRHDEHVSYGNLGVPVPPFGVAFSTARGLQSVLAVANEEGVVRLYNTESRENPVLKEWMAHENAVFDIAWVPGEASLVTASGDQMAKLWDVKSGELLGCFKGHQCSLKSVAFTKQEKAVFCSGGRDGNIMVWDTRCSKKDGFYRQVKQISGAHNKADKITPSKVKKRRPGTRGMAPSVDSQQSVTVVLFRDEHTLVSSGAVDGIIKVWDLRKNYTAHHHNPEPLQKYLYPGSSTRKIGYSGLVLDSTGSNLFSSCIDNNIYMFNISGLKTTPVAVFAGHLNSSFYIKSTVSPDDQFLASGSSDHQAYIWNISDPSHPPMTLQGHSQEVTTVTWCPSDFTKIASCSDDNTVRIWRLDRGMDGQRSSVGEANLVGWACAKLTTNVLSPTVSTPTQSPRTKSLGGLASPQLAACAPNGAALPLPSSTTSPIQARDVRPPQHRTPPTIKQWFSPIPGSPSDQVSPLPRRVLNPFPQSPVRTASPSERRVKRRLETGNDASGSSDAAQHCDCVTELFPTAKRSRTLVGVCCSNKDQPQRVESCKDAPIETDSYVDNNKQTTSTQTEKENCSPGAVDWLSVMGQRQKKTRGGPSRPRSPNASKKQEGKTPASPTICSPQTMKKISSYFQRRTLE; encoded by the exons ATGCTTTTCCGATCCGTCCTTGACAGAGAGGTTGGGAGACGGCGGCGTAACG CAGATCCCAACCAAAGATACCCTCTGACCTCTCTGCTGGACTGTTACCAGTGTGTCCGACACGATGAGCACGTCTCCTATGGAAACCTGGGTGTGCCTGTGCCGCCCTTTGGAGTAGCTTTTTCCACAG CAAGAGGCCTGCAGAGTGTCCTTGCAGTAGCCAACGAAGAAGGCGTTGTCAGGCTCTACAACACAGAGAGCCGTGAAAATCCAGTTCTAAAAG AATGGATGGCTCATGAGAATGCTGTCTTTGACATAGCCTGGGTTCCAGGAGAGGCTAGCTTG GTCACTGCGTCAGGTGACCAGATGGCCAAACTGTGGGATGTGAAGTCCGGGGAGCTTTTGGGCTGCTTCAAAGGGCATCAGTGTAGCCTCAAGTCCGTTGCATTCACCAAGCAGGAGAAAG ctgtattttgtagCGGTGGCAGAGATGGGAATATTATGGTCTGGGACACTAGGTGCAGCAAAAAAG ATGGTTTCTACAGACAGGTGAAACAAATCAGCGGGGCTCACAATAAAGCAGACAAGATCACACCTTCCAAGGTGAAGAAGAGACGGCCTGGCACACGTGGCATGGCCCCCTCAGTG GACTCCCAGCAAAGTGTCACAGTGGTTTTGTTTCGGGATGAGCACACCCTTGTCTCTTCTGGAGCTGTTGATGG AATAATCAAGGTGTGGGATCTTAGGAAAAACTACACCGCACACCATCACAATCCTGAACCCCTCCAGAAATATCTCTACCCTGGCTCCAGCACACGAAAAATTG GTTATTCTGGACTTGTTTTGGACTCAACAGGATCTAACCTGTTTTCCAGCTGTATTGATAACAACATCTACATGTTCAAtatcagtggattaaaaactacTCCAG TGGCTGTCTTTGCTGGCCACCTCAACTCCTCATTTTACATCAAGTCTACTGTTAGCCCGGATGACCAGTTCCTGGCGAGTGGCTCAAGTGACCATCAAGCATACATCTGGAAC ATTTCTGATCCTAGTCATCCGCCGATGACGCTTCAGGGCCATAGCCAGGAAGTGACAACTGTTACATGGTGCCCCAGCGATTTTACTAAA ATTGCTTCCTGCTCAGACGACAACACGGTGCGGATCTGGCGGCTTGACCGGGGAATGGATGGACAGAGATCCTCAGTGGGAGAGGCCAATCTTGTTGGTTGGGCTTGTGCGAAGTTAACCACTAATGTGTTGAGTCCAA CTGTAAGTACACCTACTCAAAGCCCAAGGACCAAGAGTCTTGGAGGACTGGCCTCACCACAGCTAGCCGCCTGTGCCCCAAATGGGGCCGCCTTACCACTgccctccagcaccacttcacCCATCCAAGCTCGGGATGTCAGGCCCCCTCAGCACAGAACCCCACCCACCATCAAACAATGGTTTTCCCCCATCCCCGGGTCACCCTCCGATCAGGTCAGCCCTCTGCCGCGTAGGGTACTAAATCCCTTTCCCCAGAGCCCAGTGAGGACCGCCTCTCCCTCAGAGCGACGGGTCAAGCGGAGGCTGGAGACTGGTAATGATGCATCAGGGAGCAGCGACGCTGCACAGCACTGTGATTGTGTCACAGAACTTTTTCCCACAGCCAAGAGGAGCAGAACCCTGGTGGGTGTGTGCTGCTCTAACAAAGACCAGCCTCAGAGGGTGGAGAGCTGCAAGGATGCTCCGATAGAAACGGACTCTTATGTAGATAACAACAAGCAAACCACATCAACACAGACTGAAAAGGAGAATTGTTCTCCTGGAGCAGTGGACTGGTTGTCGGTGATGGGCCAAAGGCAGAAGAAAACCCGTGGAGGTCCCAGCAGGCCCAGAAGCCCAAATGCCTCAAAAAAACAAGAGGGCAAGACCCCAGCATCACCG ACAATCTGCTCACCACAAACCATGAAGAAAATCTCTTCATATTTCCAGAGAAGGACTCTAGAGTGA
- the ints7 gene encoding integrator complex subunit 7 — protein MSLSSARSFLSEAGYGEQELDANSALMELDKGLRSGKLGEQCEAVVLFPKLFQKYPFPILINSAFLKLADIFRLGNNFLRLCVLKVTQQSEKHLEKILNVDEFVKRVFSVIHSNDPVARAITLRMLGSLASIIPERKNAHHSIRQSLDSHDNVEVEAAIFAAASFSAQSKDFAAGICNKISEMIQGLDTPVDLKLKLIPMLQHMHHDANLASSSRELLQQLVNSYPSTPMVIVTLHTFTQLSASSLIDIPKQLQLLLQYLKDDPRKAVKRLAIQDLKFLAKKAPHLWLRENTQTLCECALTSPYNSLKLGMLAVLSTLSGTIAIKEYFSPLTGSTLVPPRLTDLVKLAQECCYHSNLAVAAHGVIVLTNIAISCPEKDIVQLEQDTVLGVESLLMLCSQDNSTSAQATLKTALTSLVQLLKSRPHLCQSVVEFLLGQLHSSCDSSRVLMCHALAAIATHMPVLGDGMLADLVDLYRVASQSSTDKQQELLVSLATVIFVASQSSLSAEVKMVIKQQLENVANGWTVYRIARQASRMGCHEFSSELYQSLRTRVASEHFYFWLNSLKEFSQAEQCLSHVGDGDYSAAMSAIAEALRSYQKGIASLTAASTPLSPLTFQCEFVKLRIDTLQALSQLICTCNSLKTSPPPAIATTVALTSGNELQRCGRISMQMKLSMEEFRRLAACYADLHQSSFDTDYATLRNVELQQQSCLLVSHVIEALILDPQAVSFQEYGALGTVQTESEYERRMMSVFHRVLEEVESLSKKHPPVSYLHTGCLCDAVIALLKVPLSFQRYFFQKLQSTSIKLALSPSPRTPSEPIPVQSSQQLTLKVEGVVQHGSTPGLFRKIQSVCLNVTSVLQSKTGSDYKIPLDTKTNEIEQRVEPHNDYFSTQFLLNFSILGTHSVTVEASVVDDSGIEWKTGPKTTVSVKSLEDPYSQQLRHQLQQQAGAQPAPQRNVFARF, from the exons ATGTCACTTTCATCAGCTCGTTCGTTCCTGTCAGAGGCTGGTTATGGAGAACAAGAACTTGACGCCAATTCTGCTCTCATGGAACTTGACAAAG GTCTGAGGTCGGGAAAACTTGGAGAACAATGTGAGGCGGTGGTGCTCTTTCCCAAACTCTTCCAGAAGTACCCTTTCCCAATCCTCATCAACTCCGCCTTTCTTAAACTGGCAGACATCTTCAGACTCGG GAACAACTTCCTGCGCCTGTGTGTGTTGAAGGTAACTCAGCAGAGTGAGAAACATTTGGAGAAGATCCTCAACGTGGACGAATTTGTTAAGAGAGTGTTTTCCGTCATCCATAGCAATGATCCTGTCGCCAGAGCCATCACGCTTAG GATGCTTGGCAGTTTGGCTTCCATCATCCCAGAGAGGAAGAATGCCCACCATAGCATTCGCCAAAGTCTGGACTCCCATGACAATGTTGAAGTGGAGGCTGCTATATTTGCTGCGGCAAGCTTCTCTGCACAATCAAA GGACTTCGCAGCTGGAATTTGCAACAAAATCAGTGAAATGATCCAAG GCTTGGATACTCCAGTGGACCTTAAGCTGAAGTTGATCCCCATGCTGCAGCACATGCACCATGATGCTAATCTGGCCTCCAGCAGCAGAGAGCTTCTGCAGCAGCTGGTTAATTCTTACCCCTCGACCCCCATGGTCATTGTCACCCTGCACACCTTCACACAGTTGTCTGCCTCCTCCCTTATTGATATCCCTAAGCAG TTACAGCTTCTGCTTCAGTACCTAAAAGATGACCCAAGAAAAGCTGTCAAGAGACTAGCCATTCAGGACCTGAAGTTCTTGGCCAAAAAGGCTCCCCACCTCTGGCTTAGAGAAAACACTCAG ACTCTGTGTGAGTGTGCCCTGACAAGCCCCTACAACAGTTTGAAGCTGGGAATGTTGGCTGTCCTCTCCACACTCTCTGGAACCATTGCTATCAAAGAGTACTTCAGCCCTTTGACAG GTAGTACTCTGGTTCCTCCTCGACTCACTGACCTGGTTAAGCTGGCACAGGAATGTTGTTACCACAGTAACTTGGCTGTGGCTGCTCATGGGGTTATCGTGCTCACCAATATTGCCATTTCCTGTCCAGAGAAAG ACATAGTGCAGCTGGAGCAAGACACTGTTCTGGGAgtggagtctctcctgatgctcTGCAGTCAGGACAACAGCACCAGTGCACAGGCCACACTCAAA ACAGCACTCACCTCATTGGTTCAGCTATTGAAGAGTCGACCCCACCTCTGCCAGTCAGTAGTGGAATTCCTGCTCGGCCAGCTCCATTCTTCCTGTGACTCGTCACGCGTTCTCATGTGTCATGCTCTGGCTGCCATTGCCACCCATATGCCAGTGCTGGGAGACGGTATGCTCGCAGACCTGGTGGACCTCTACAGAGTGGCCAGTCAGTCCTCCACTGACAAGCAGCAAGAGCTCCTG GTTTCTTTGGCAACAGTGATTTTTGTCGCGAGCCAGTCATCTCTGTCCGCTGAGGTGAAGATGGTCATCAAACAGCAACTGGAGAATGTGGCTAATGGCTGGACAGTGTACCGCATCGCACGGCAGGCCTCACGCATG GGATGTCATGAGTTCTCTAGCGAGCTGTACCAGAGTCTGCGGACTCGTGTGGCTTCCGAGCACTTCTATTTCTGGCTAAACAGCCTGAAAGAGTTCTCCCAGGCAGAGCAGTGCCTCAGTCATGTGGGGGACGGAGACTACAGTGCCGCCATGAGCGCCATCGCTGAGGCTCTCCGCTCTTACCAGAAAGGCATTGCCTCCCTCACG GCTGCCAGCACTCCCCTAAGTCCGTTGACTTTCCAATGTGAGTTTGTGAAACTGCGTATTGATACCCTTCAAGCTCTCTCACAGCTCATTTGTACCTGCAACAGCCTGAAAACCAGCCCTCCTCCCGCCATCGCCACCACTGTTGCCCTCACATCCGGCAATGAGCTCCAGCGCTGTGGACGCATCTCCATGCAG ATGAAGTTGTCCATGGAAGAGTTTAGGAGGCTTGCTGCATGCTACGCTGACCTACACCAGTCATCATTTGACACTGACTATGCCACCCTTCGTAATGTGGAACT ACAACAGCAGAGCTGCCTGCTTGTCTCCCATGTAATAGAGGCTCTGATACTGGATCCCCAGGCAGTCAG TTTTCAGGAGTATGGCGCCCTGGGGACGGTCCAGACGGAGAGTGAATATGAGAGACGGATGATGTCAGTCTTCCACCGTGTGCTGGAGGAAGTGGAAAGTCTCAGCAAGAAGCATCCCCCTGTCTCGTACCTG CACACAGGATGTCTCTGTGACGCTGTCATAGCTTTGCTCAAAGTGCCATTGTCTTTCCAGAGGTACTTCTTCCAAAAGCTCCAGTCAACCAGCATTAAG CTTGCCCTCTCTCCATCCCCACGAACACCGAGTGAACCAATCCCAGTGCAGAGCAGTCAACAGCTGACCCTTAAAGTGGAGGGAGTGGTGCAGCATGGCTCGACCCCAGGGCTATTCCGCAAGATCCAGTCAGTTTGTCTCAATGTCACTTCCGTTCTCCAGAGTAAGACCGGCTCTGACTATAAG ATTCCGCTGGACACCAAGACCAATGAGATTGAGCAGCGTGTCGAACCCCACAATGACTACTTCAGCACCCAGTTCCTGCTTAATTTCTCCATCTTGGGCACTCATTCTGTCACCGTAGAGGCCTCCGTGGTAGATGATAGCGGCATTGAATGGAAGACGGGTCCCAAGACAACAGTGTCCGTCAAATCTCTGGAGGACCCTTACTCCCAGCAGCTCCGTCACCAGCTGCAGCAGCAAGCCGGAGCCCAACCTGCTCCACAGAGAAATGTGTTCGCCCGCTTCTAG